The Cellulomonas sp. P24 genome contains a region encoding:
- a CDS encoding PD-(D/E)XK nuclease family protein, whose amino-acid sequence MTSTSPAADANPPAGATTRARRPGLSPSRANDFAQCPLLFRLRVVDRLPEPPSEAATRGTLVHAVLERLFDAPAGDRTLEHAQTLLPTEWASLRAAHPEYADLFGTDDDSAWLATAANLLRTYFSLEDPNRLQPAARELFVETQLEDGPLLRGIVDRLDEAPDGSLRVVDYKTGKSPRQGYEASALFQMRFYGLVIWRTRGVVPRMLQLVYLGDGQIVRHEPHEPELRTVESRVRATWDQIQATAASGDWQPRTSALCGWCAHKPVCPAFGGRAPQVPDGAVELTLGVAPRA is encoded by the coding sequence ATGACCTCGACCTCACCGGCAGCCGACGCGAACCCTCCTGCGGGAGCGACGACGCGCGCCCGACGACCCGGCTTGTCGCCGTCGCGCGCGAACGACTTCGCCCAGTGCCCGCTGCTGTTCCGCCTGCGGGTGGTCGACCGCCTGCCGGAGCCGCCGAGCGAGGCCGCGACGCGCGGGACGCTCGTCCACGCGGTGCTCGAACGCCTCTTCGACGCCCCGGCCGGCGACCGGACCCTGGAGCACGCGCAGACGTTGCTGCCGACCGAGTGGGCGTCGCTCCGGGCGGCTCACCCCGAGTACGCCGACCTGTTCGGGACGGACGACGACTCCGCGTGGCTCGCGACCGCCGCGAACCTGCTCCGCACCTACTTCTCGCTCGAGGACCCGAACCGGCTCCAACCGGCGGCCCGCGAGCTGTTCGTGGAGACCCAGCTCGAGGACGGCCCGCTCCTGCGCGGGATCGTCGATCGGCTCGACGAGGCACCGGACGGTTCGTTGCGCGTCGTCGACTACAAGACCGGGAAGTCGCCCCGGCAGGGGTACGAGGCCTCGGCGCTGTTCCAGATGCGCTTCTACGGTCTGGTGATCTGGCGCACCCGGGGCGTCGTCCCCCGCATGCTCCAGCTCGTCTACCTCGGGGACGGGCAGATCGTCCGGCACGAGCCGCACGAGCCGGAGCTGCGCACGGTCGAGTCGCGCGTACGCGCGACGTGGGACCAGATCCAGGCGACGGCGGCCTCGGGCGACTGGCAGCCACGCACGTCGGCACTGTGCGGCTGGTGCGCGCACAAGCCGGTCTGCCCGGCCTTCGGCGGTCGTGCGCCACAGGTGCCCGACGGCGCGGTGGAGCTGACGTTGGGCGTGGCACCTCGCGCCTGA